The Microtus ochrogaster isolate Prairie Vole_2 unplaced genomic scaffold, MicOch1.0 UNK46, whole genome shotgun sequence genomic sequence taaatataatacagattaatggagataggttaaattaagatgtaagagttatccaataaaatGCTAAAGCTAATGGagaaagcagtgatttaaataatacagtatctgagtgattatttcaggattctgggaagctgggaaacaaagaagcagccttCATATAACAAACTGGCGCCAACGTGGCTAACTAAATCCGTTTAAAATCTTAGaaggcttggaaagaaattctagacactaaaaaacaaagtttagccacatttaaTCTCCTGAATGGGCTTGGCTTGCTGGAAGCATGCTATGGCTTCTTTAACCTATATCCATTAAAGAAGCCAGTGGGGTCTCCCATTATTAGACCCCCACTGCCTATAATGTAGTATGTTTATCTCATGGAAGCGTCATTCACTCATACTATGCCAGATATCGGAGAGCGATTGCAGTAGCAAACATGTAAGGGGACACCAAAAGCAAAAGACATTTCAGGGACTGTACTCTTGTAGCATTTCTTAAACAAGATTGGCCCATCAAAGAGTTTCCTCCTTGTGAGTTGACATCTTGAACTTCAATCACCACCTGTGGCTCCCCTGACATAGCCACTGGTGGAAGATCActtgattctttttaaagatctgtttCAATTGTTAAAACTTCATTTTGAGGAAAAATGTTGGTTTGATGAGTCTGGAGAGATCCTTGCCTAAATCTTCTAATGTTCAGTGTTAACATGAATGCATCAGCTACAGGGGACAGGAATGTTCAACTGAAATGCCGTACTATGAGGATCAGATCCAGCTGTTTCTCTGATAAAAAGAATAGGCAGTAGAATATAATATCTACCAGTACATTgatcctttctgcctctccctgtgGGAAACCAGATTAAAAAGAAGGTGATAGCAGGATTTACTCAAGATTATTTAGACTATTAATCCCTAGTGCACAAAAGTGATGTTTATTTGAGTTTACATTTTGcccccccactccctcttcccttctaaaACCTCAGGTTAAAAAATAACGTTGTCTCAAGAGAGGGAACAAGGGTCCTACAGTTCATCTTTGAGTGAGAGCGGCAAGTGCTTATCTCCTTGAGGGAATGTGTCATTCCTTGGGACTGATGTCATTGATTGAGCCTTCTctcttatctttgtttttctggattaCCTGGAATATTTCCATTTCCTCCATTATTGAGGACCTCAGAAAACAAATCTAAACATTAAGGAGAGTTTGTCTGCTTTTGTAATTTCCTCCTAATTTCTGGATTTAGGCATCTGGCAGTACCTGACCTTAagaattttgataatatttaagTGTAGATAACTTGGTTATAACTaaatttctctaatttttaaCTCCTATAAGACTTTTTGTAACATACTCACATATTCCAAAATATACGTAAGCTTTCTTTCAGGTTCGGTCCTTTTCGTTTCTACTTTGAATATAGATTCACATGGAGACAAAATTGTCGTCAATATTCCTCATTTTAATTCACTTTCCTCTTCCCTTAACCTTCTCTGTCACAAATATAGCTTgcctttataattattttctttcttgtttttcttcaaaacaaatcttttatatttaataaaactcagaaagCCTTatctaaaacataaacaaaaccagTAAAAATCCTGGAGACATAATTATcttaacagaaaatttaaatcaaCCAGTTTGTTATCACTTTAAGTCATATTATATAAGTAAGATACCTTTGAAATGaccttggtaaaaaaaaaatttttaaaagcttgatTCTTTTACGATTTGGACTCATAAGATTACCAAAGCTGGATAAAGTTTTGTGTTATATGTCTTCAACGTGTTACTGTCtcttttctataaaattaaaTGCGTACCTTTGTAAGTAAGCATATTAGTTATTTAGGGTTAAATACAGTTAAAAGACAGGGAGAATTGTTATCTTTACAGTCCTTGGAATAGCAACCATAACATTCTAGACCTTGACATCAAGGAAAGCCTATAGACACAGTTAAGAGAACAGTTAGATGGATAATATTTCTATCAGAGTTATTTGATTATACGTACTTTacgtcctcttttttttttctgtttaaattcaaCTTTCATATTAGTGTCCCAAAGATGGTTTTGTGACCATCAAACCCTTCTATTTGTTAACTGGTCAGAGTACCTAAAGCTCAGAATAGTTTTTCTCTTCAAGATTTCAGATTACATGAGCACTCACTGAGAAGTCAATTTGataccaaataataaaaaattttagtaatgtaatatgtacacatatacagtcatacattcttttttattatgattactttaaaaaataccaatccaaattcccactcccctttctccttccattccctccacacaccctcccaccccacccccctctaatcctaagagagggtaaggcactttgctttgtggaaagtccaaggccatTCCCACTACATCTACActgaacaaggtatacatccaaagagaataagatcccaaaaagccagtacatgtagtagagacaaatcccagtgccactgtcagtggcccctcagtcttccccaactgtcaaccacatttggagggactagtttgatcctatgctagTTCATTCACAGtacagttggagttggtgagctcccattagcttaggcaaACTTTCAGTGGATGAACCTTTCATGGTCTTGagtcctttgctcatattctcactccttccacttttcaactagactttgggagctcagtccagtgctccaatatgggtctccgcctctgtttccatctggtgttggatgaaggttctatggtgatatttaagataatcatcagtctgactacaggagcccagttcgggcaccctctcctttattgcttagggtcttatctggggtcatccttgtgaatccctggaaatttttctagagccaggtttcttgataaccccataatggctccctcaatctagatatatctttccttcctctcatatctgtccttcctccatcttggctatcccattccctcaagttctccccaaccctccccttcttccctcctcttctgtacggataagtcccgccccttagggggcgtgttcacctcggactaatgtttacctataaatcagGCGAGCATGCTCACTgcacttgcttctgctttcctggtctcttcGGGAACGGtgattctgtaagtctatttctccattaaagctatatatatatttttacaatctgtctgcattcgtttacaccgttacactcttccccttctccccttccttctatctactgcttccatgctcccaattttgtcaggcaatcttccTGTTTCCAATCTCCAggtggatatatatgtatgtgtgtgtgtatatatatatatatatatatatatatatatatatatatatatatatatatgatcttcTATGagtttaccttattacttagcttctctaggatcatgaactataggctcaatgtcctttatttatgactagtatccacttatgagtgagtacataccataatcattattttgggtctaggttacctcactcaggataatgttttctaattccatccatttgcatgcaaaattcaagatgtcattgttttttaccgctgagtagtactctaatgtgtaaatgtgccacagttgcttaatccattcttcagttgaggggcatctaggttgtttccaggttctggctattacaaacaatgctgctgtgagcatagttgaacaaatacttttgtagtatgactgagcatcttttgggcatattcccaagagaAGTATTGCTTGATCCAGAgttaggttgatttccaattttctgagaaaccgtcaTAATGATTCtaaagtgattgcacaagtttgcattcccaccagcaatggataagagcttgcataactggatgtcaacatgtagaagaatgaaaatggatcactgtctatcatcatgcacaaaactcaagtccaaatggattaaagacctcaatataaatccacccatactgaacctgatagaagagaaagtgggaagtagccttcaatgcatgggcacaggagaccactttctaaatataattccagtagcacagacactgagagcgacaataaacaaatgaaacctcctgaaactgaaaagcttctgtaaaacaaagggcacagtcaataagacaaaaaggcagcctactgaatgacaaaagatattcaccaaccctcatcagacaaaggactgatctctaaaatatataaagaactcaagaaaatagacagtaaaattctaaataacccaattttaaaaatggggtactttgtgggagcctaggctgtttggatgttcaccttacttaacctggaagaaggtgggaggtccttggactccccacagggcagggaacctggtctggctgatgagagagggggagttgattggggagggggagggatatgggaggcggtggcagggaagagacagaaatctttaataaataaataataataataaaaaataaaaatggggtactgaactaaacagagaattctcaacagaagaatttcaaatagccaaaagatacttaaggaaatgttcaatttccttagttatcagggaaatacaaatcaaaacaactctgagataccatcttacacctgtcagaatggctaagatcagaaacactaATGTCATATATTCTTAAGACCCAAATTTATTTAACTACTTTTTCTATATATCACATATCAATTAAAATCAACCTTTGATTTATTTCTCCTATGACACTTCACGATTATCAATCCCAAATATGAACATTAAGAGGTATGactttttttagaaaataaacatctttAGCACAGAGACATAGGGTCTAAATTGACTGATAATAACTCAagcaaataaccaataaaagagaaagataaaatgtgaaaatagcCACAAAGACTTATATCAGTATCTTTTCCATTTTAGATCTAAATAATAGATAAGTGTCCATACTGAAAGAAGTACCATCCTCACCCTAACTGtttactctttttaatttatattggGGATAAAGTATGTTTTTcatgtttgctttaaaaacatgGTAAGGTAAAGGAGTAACAGGAACATAGACTCCTAGGTTATCATCATCTATCTGCCAAGTGACATTCTGGGAGACATTTCTTTTCCTCAGGGAATTCCCTCAGGGCCATAACCATGCCTTTGGTCATCATCAAAGTATAGAAGTCTCTGTGTCCTTCAAGTACCACTGGACCAAAAGTCATCTCATCCAGTGCTGtctgaataaatagataaaggaCCTGGATTTTTTAACCTCTCCTAAAATTGAAACACATGAATTACTTGGGCTTTGAAAGCATGGAAGTTGTATAAAAGCCCATGTCAAAACATTATCTAGTGAGTATCTGGATAAGATAGTATTAACAACATGTGTCTTTAGTGAATGGGGGAGTAATTTTAGTATCTACATtgataaagaatattaaaatgtgtAGTTTCAAATGTTTATTACCAAAATGTCCAGAAGGAAGGAGCATAGTAGAAAGATAGTAAGAGAGGAGAGTTAACTCCTCTCCATGTCCACTCCAGTCTCCTTCCAATCTCTGTGGTATCTCCAAATTATATGTGTCCTTTGAGTGTGGCGGATCTTCCCTTGCCCCTAGTAAGCTTGACCCACAGAGTTAAGGCTGCTGGATTGGCCATAGTCATGCATTAACTTCTGGGTGCTTCGTCTCACACAGAGAATAAGGAAATATAGTTGTAGATTGGACAGAACAAAACACATGTATTAGAGAAATTCTTGAGCAAGAAGGGGTGCCTCCATAGAAAGATACTACCTTGATGTTCAACCCAGAGGCCTCCTATGAGACTTAAATACGGAACTGGGTAGAGATTGATGTCATCTTTATTGGACTGATCATTCTTTTAGTGTATTCTCTGAGAGTCAAATCTGTGTGTCCCCCACACTTCCTTTACAAAATTACTCAGTCTAATTAGAGAGGTGACTGACTGTGCATTGCTCCTCCAGTCAAGGAAGTGATCACTTTTGTTCAGTCTCTTACTCAAACTATTCTGTTCATTTAGTAGGCTATTAACTACCATTTCTTATTCATCTGTTATAGTACTATCTCCTAATTTGCAGCAGATCCTCTCTTATATCACACAAAGAACTGTctcattttgatatttaaaagatgaaataaaatattagttttgtattttagattttgttattttatatatttatgtgtaaatatatgGCACCCTCATTTCATAATTCAACTTATTAAATGCAAAATAGTCTCAGAGAGACAAGTAAAATCCATGAAACAGAACCTTCAATTTGCATATTAACAAATCACAAGAACGTATTTAGTCTGCTCACATTCTGTAAACTACGTAAATCTTACAGTAGCCACAAAAGTAAACACTATAATTACATTTCTCGTTTTACCACAACACATTCCTGAAGAACTTTGGAGTCTTTATTtaaggaaagaagataaaaatcactTCTACATCAAATAAACCCTACTTGCAACAATTCTGCAGCAGGTAACCAACACTAGTTACAACAGAAGTCTTGGAGATTGGCAGAAATGCTGAGTGCAATGGAAGGCATCCTCCTTTTTGTTGCTACTACTGAGGCTGTGATGGGAGTTTTAGGGAGCTCATTTATTGCACTTGTAAACTGTACAGACTGGATCAGGAGCAAGAAGCTctctaaaattgattttattctcACTGGCTTGGCGTTCTCCAGGATCTTTACCATATGGTTAATAACTTTAGATGCATactcaaaaattttatttcagaatatctTTATGACTAGTGATCTAAGTAAATGCATATATTACATATGGGTAATTATTATCTACCTGAACATCTGGCTTGCCACCAGTCTCAGCATCTTCTATCTCCTGAAAATAGCAAATTTTTCCCACTCCATTTTTCTATGGTTAAAGAGGAGAACTGATAAAGTTTTTGCCTTTCTAACAGGATGCTTAATTATAATGTGGCTAACTTCCTTTCCACTAGCTGCAAAGATGATTAAAGATGTTAAAATGAGTAACTCATCCTGGTTGATCCACCTGGAGAAAATCGAGTTACTTATAAGCTGTGTTTTTGCCAATATGGGAGTCATGTCCCTCTTTGTGATGGCCCTGACTGCATGTTTTCTATCAATTATTTCCCTTTGGAGACACACCAGGCGGATGCCATCACATGACTCAAGATTCTTGGACCTCAACAGAGAAGCTCATGTGAAAGCCATgaaagttttaatttcatttatcatactctttatcttatattttatggGCTTTCTCATAGAAGCATTATGCTTGTTtctcacagaaaacaaacttctGTTTATTTTCGGTTTCGCAATGGCATCCATGTATCCCTGCTGTCACTCGTTTATTCTAAGTCTAACAAATAGCCAGCTGAAGCAAGCCTTGATGAGGGTACTGAAGAGATTAAAGTGCTGTGAGACTTAACAGAAAAATGATGGGTCTGGCACAATCCTACAAGGGACTCCCCAAAGCCATTTTCCATCCTAACTAATCTCACACACTGCCTTTTGCTTGTGccgttcatttaaaatgtaaggaataattaagaaatataggtagagagtcatctataatagtcaagattatAGTCATGtgaattagattttctagatgtacagagatgtatttcagatggataagtaTTCTGCAAATATTTCAGataccttcagaatatggcatttaaaatgttttcataacttagaacttttcatgacaatgagacatgtctgctcctggcagcacaagctacttcaagaggaggatgggcatcaaagaggctccttatggagttggttagccatttaagcaagaaattgctcttgcctggactgcttaactggacatgcagaacccgcaaagaaatgaatgctgaacttgcctaaaggtgagatccATCAGGATTCCTGCCTGATTCACAAAAGAGTCTGCTAAACattctgcaggagacagaagaaaaagggtatgacaaactgccaatataggcagaactgtctttgaaatttcctgcttcgtggacaagtctgctggatactgtgggcctgtaggctgaagatggacaccccaacggtacaaaaaaactttgagtgactctccaggcagcaagatgtctctgtaaattctagagttttagaagtttcttacaatacacttcttgtttacttaggtaatattatatccttctgaagtatTTGATGAAGTTGGAGAGtatatagtaataatatagttttccttagttatagtaagatataaagtagatataaatattgtaactgaaattcttgcttgatacctgtttgttatatgtaattttactgtgttaaagttaaaactcttctttttgtttaaaaagaaaaggagaaatggtgtgggaggtttttctgtctatgtgctgctatTATTGGCTAAGGAATAAAGATACTGCattggcctgttaatagggcaaaattaggtaggtgggaaaaactggactgaatgctgggagaaaggaggcagtgtcagagagatgccatggaactaccagagtcagacatgctgaatcttttttggtaagccattgccatgtggcagtatacagattaatagaaatggattaaattagtatgagattagccaataagaagttaaagctaatgggccaagcagtgtttgaattaatacaatttttgtgtgattatttctgttctgggcagccgggttgccaggatgaacaagcaggccctgcaAAGAGAAATACTTTGGTGTCCTGGCAAAATGTTCTTATAaagaatatacataaaatgtCATTATATAAGCATACCCCATctgacataattaaaatattcttattctCCATTCCTACCACACTGATTCTCTCAAATAAGGATTTATAATTCATACATTTCCTTGCAAGTGGACAAGGCTAACTTAAAGAGTGACCAGTAACTTgataaatctattttcttttttaataagtaCAAGTTAATTGAATATCTTAGGTCTTTACTAAACTTGAGCCAATAAAGACCTCACAAGCTATCCATCTATGGTAGAATAGACACAGTACAGTGTATGACAAGGCAACCTAAAACACACTTGGCACATCCATGAGAATGACACCTCTCTTTAAAGTGAAATAGATCAAATTTTGCTTTAAGACCAATATATGGTGAGGTAACAttgctttgttattgtttttcagttttatatggTTTTTAGAAAGGTCAAAGTTGAGAAGAGACTATGTTGACCCTGTCTTTCATTATTGTCTTTGGATGATAAGTTTTGCAGTAGAATATTGAATATCACTTTGAATTTAATCTTTGAAAAGCAAATTTCTCATTTGCATGCTTGAttttagttttccattttctgaaaggGATAAAACTGCAGCTGCCAAGCTGTTCTGTGGATCGGCTGatcttaaaatattagaaatgctTGATAGTTCTCACTGATAAATGGTCACTGCAATAAAATACCTTATGGAAAAGCATTTATGATTAAACAGAAAACCCTTTTAAAAACCCACAGTAGCTTAAATAAGTAGCTTAATATTGTACCTCAAAGTGTTAgccaaaaaagaacaaactaaaaacaactctgtaaatacaataaaataatagattgatttaaaaagaaccttcatctggcgatagatggagatagagacagagacccacactggagcaccggactgagctcccaaggtcccaatgaggagcagaaggagggagaacatgagcagggaagtcaggaccgcgaggggtgcacacacccacggagacagtggggctgatctattgggagctcaccaaggccagttggactgtgactgaaaaacaatgggataaaaccggactctctgaacatggcggacattgagggctgatgagaagccaaggacaatggcactgggttttgatcctactgcatgtactggctttgtgggagcctagccagtttggatgctcaccttcctagacctNNNNNNNNNNNNNNNNNNNNNNNNNNNNNNNNNNNNNNNNNNNNNNNNNNNNNNNNNNNNNNNNNNNNNNNNNNNNNNNNNNNNNNNNNNNNNNNNNNNNNNNNNNNNNNNNNNNNNNNNNNNNNNNNNNNNNNNNNNNNNNNNNNNNNNNNNNNNNNNNNNNNNNNNNNNNNNNNNNNNNNNNNNNNNNNNNNNNNNNNNNNNNNNNNNNNNNNNNNNNNNNNNNNNNagagttgtttctttgaaaacataaaaaatattggcAAATGCTTAGACCAACAAAATTAGAGAAGAttaacaaattaagaaaactaaatatAAGAAGGGAAACTTTGGAACAGATGCCAGTGAAATTTGTAGTATCATCAGGCATGCTTTGAAAATCTATACTCCAATAAACTAAAAAATCTAAAGTGAATGGATGTTTCTAAATACACATGACATAACAAAATTAGATCAAGAgactataaaacatttaaacaagtCTATAAAAAGCAATGAGATTAAAGCGGTAATAAGAAGCCTCTTGGctaacaaaaaactaaaaccagatATATTCACTGTAAAAGTGTataagacatttaaataaattacagtACTCCTTAGGCTATtccataaaacaaaagtaaaaataatgttaCCAAACTAATTTTACACAGCGAGTATTACACAAGTACCAAGATAGAATAAGAATACACAAGATTGAAGTTTGAAAGTTGATATCTCTGATGAACTTGGATGTTAAAactctcaataaaatatttgcatttgggggctggaaagatcactcagtggttaagggcactgaatTCTCTtacagaagtcctgagttcaattcccaacaaccacaaggttatagtgatgtttcatttgtatttaataaataaagcttgcatgaaaATCAGAGtctaaaacagcctcactggtcagccatacagaccaggcagtggtggcacacacctttaatctcagtagccacactatttCACCATAGAAGCTTGATGGTAGTggtgcactcttttaatcccagcactagagaggaatataagacaggaggagacaggtctcagctcagtctcattctgaggattcctggaggcaggattgccattttagtCTGAGacagagataagagccagtggctggatgctttgcttttctcacttcaggttgaaccccaatatccatCTCTGAGTtgttattattcatgctacacatggtagctcacaaccatccaaaatgagatctggtgccctcttctagcctgtaggcagaacactgtatacataataaataaatctttaaaaagtatttgcaaTTTGAATTCAATAGCATATCTTAAAAGGTCATTTTTCATGACTTCATCCAAGGATACAAAGATGAATCAACATCCAGAGAACAATTTCAGGATATAGAGTAAAGCCCACATgttagtttgaatgagaaatgatcCCTGTGGGCTTAGGTaattgaacacttggtccctattTTGTTACCGTGCTTTAGGGGACAGGGAATAGGTAGTACAATATTGCTGGCATAATTTCCTCACTGGAAGTGGGCTTGACATTGTACAGACTCACCCCTCTTCCAGTTTGCTATCTCTGCTTCATGCCTGGCACTGGCTGCCATGTCTACCTGTCACAATGGACTCTTACTCTGCACAACAGAAAACCCACATAAACTCTTCCTCATGTCTCTCATGGTAGTTTATCACAACaagaagaaagtaactaataaagaagagaagcagaggaatcaAATTATCATAACGGTAAATATACAAGTGGCACTTAACAAAGTTaagcattccttcatgataaaaaaccctgaaaaaaataagaatagaagaAATATACTTTAgcataataaattttat encodes the following:
- the LOC101980411 gene encoding taste receptor type 2 member 104-like → MLSAMEGILLFVATTEAVMGVLGSSFIALVNCTDWIRSKKLSKIDFILTGLAFSRIFTIWLITLDAYSKILFQNIFMTSDLSKCIYYIWVIIIYLNIWLATSLSIFYLLKIANFSHSIFLWLKRRTDKVFAFLTGCLIIMWLTSFPLAAKMIKDVKMSNSSWLIHLEKIELLISCVFANMGVMSLFVMALTACFLSIISLWRHTRRMPSHDSRFLDLNREAHVKAMKVLISFIILFILYFMGFLIEALCLFLTENKLLFIFGFAMASMYPCCHSFILSLTNSQLKQALMRVLKRLKCCET